A genomic segment from Necator americanus strain Aroian chromosome III, whole genome shotgun sequence encodes:
- a CDS encoding hypothetical protein (NECATOR_CHRIII.G12012.T1) encodes MGNAYFSLIVAPVRTLFVELGLGVTVLGVEGVVSCVLARSLSSGWPSCRLRMDHKVPAAPLQCQRAPLLNENVTVSINKDAKPIAYAVNVIFHQCLSTFISDF; translated from the coding sequence ATGGGTAACGCTTACTTCAGTCTGATCGTCGCTCCCGTCAGGACACTCTTTGTTGAGCTCGGTCTCGGCGTCACTGTCCTTGGCGTTGAGGGCGTTGTATCATGTGTTCTTGCACGGTCGTTGTCGAGTGGGTGGCCTTCGTGTCGTCTACGCATGGATCACAAGGTTCCAGCCGCTCCCCTTCAGTGTCAGAGGGCTCCTCTTCTGAATGAAAATGTTACGGTATCGATCAACAAGGATGCAAAGCCCATTGCTTACGCTGTAAATGTCATTTTTCATCAATGCTTGAGCACtttcatttcagatttttga
- a CDS encoding hypothetical protein (NECATOR_CHRIII.G12013.T1), with product MQYCTQFQVSKQKRKKQQKREGTTKEIQDEIALTRRAENITEVCDICMVAVLISTFQRINICPMASVEDLEVWGWVDTSLQCCVSSDSAPLLQYGFVAPRCGQPILHQKLWCHSRPLNLLDLGDDQPLTIAAITTVSISGILSVRYCFHRSAPLS from the exons atgcag TACTGTACACAATTTCAAGtctcaaaacaaaagagaaagaaacaacaaaagagagaaggaacaacaaaagaaatacaagACGAGATAGCGTTAACGAGACGCGCAGAGAATATTACGGAA GTATGTGACATATGCATGGTAGCAGTTCTGATCTCAACATTTCAAAGGATTAATATCTGCCCTATGGCTTCCGTTGAGGATTTGGAAGTTTGGGGCTGGGTCGATACTTCCCTTCAGTGTT GCGTCTCGTCTGATTCAGCGCCTCTGCTTCAGTACGGTTTCGTCGCTCCGCGTTGTGGACAGCCTATCCTGCACCAAAAGCTCTGGTGCCACTCACGCCCCCTCAACCTCTTAG ACTTGGGTGACGACCAGCCGCTTACTATAGCTGCGATTACAACCGTCTCCATCTCCGGAATCCTTTCGGTACGCTATTGCTTCCATCGCAGTGCACCACTGTCTTAG
- a CDS encoding hypothetical protein (NECATOR_CHRIII.G12014.T1): protein MQVFRNVSPDVVAGCTHLSLLSVPTNVCCDDITLVIYTAGYVSLGISTMSTSQEHLQLSSSMILRMEPAHRTDTSSAQHQQQLVVTITSTAGSLASQEKTTLLLRFESNAVLRAAPRRKRDHYSHLRHSTPETRGK from the coding sequence ATGCAAGTCTTTCGTAATGTTTCACCGGACGTGGtcgctggttgcacgcacctGTCGCTGCTCAGCGTACCAACGAATGTGTGCTGCGACGATATAACACTTGTGATCTACACGGCAGGATACGTTTCCTTAGGCATAAGCACAATGTCAACTTCACAAGAACATCTTCAATTATCATCTTCTATGATTCTACGAATGGAGCCGGCGCACCGAACCGACACCAGCAGTGCGCAACATCAACAGCAACTTGTGGTCACCATTACCTCCACGGCTGGCTCACTCGCTTCGCAAGAGAAGACAACTCTACTTCTGAGATTCGAGAGCAATGCTGTACTACGAGCTGCTCCCAGAAGGAAACGCGATCACTACTCTCATTTACGCCACTCAACTCCAGAAACTCGCGGGAAATAA